One part of the Bacteroidota bacterium genome encodes these proteins:
- a CDS encoding T9SS type A sorting domain-containing protein has translation MKLLLTLFLLLFLTTAHAQQFFQERVGGAGSESARAMVKTSDGGFVLAGSTYSYGQDSGDVYVVKMHNNGTIQWTKTIGGPSYDAASDIIQTNDDGYIITGRTGYWEFGIYVVNLNGSGNLQWSNKINSGLFDQGYSIIQTVDGGYAIAARGSGGGLSYPGLLIKLNSSGSIEWNTAHYGFTDGAYSLVQASDLSYVLAGMSSASGGNLLITKVDSTGAVAWSRSIGGPGAEMSGPGSKIIRTNDNGYAYIGWTNSYGSGGNDMYVIKLNFSGILLWSKAIGTPNDDYGNSIIQLADKSYIVTGTTYKANNTTDAYVAKLDSSGNLLWTDILGGNAFEEGNTAAQLNDGSLIIAGGTTSYGNAGEIYLVKLDDNGNTCGNYTSAGSSTTGGVSNTINYNTFPLNLTLVNGPAAVSSGGVMNTICSCTAPVSVITSSSLFICSGDSISLLTNATPGNTYKWLRNGNVVSGANASTYFTSMGGTYACVQSNACGNDTSNLVTITVKPLPSASISATSTTTICTGDSVQLNGVAAANRSYQWLRNGLNISGAYSATYFAKQSGKYRLIVTNTITGCTKSGNTVTVSAIALPPATVTALGPTTFCAGGNVTLQANSGAGLTYQWRKNGFPISGASSINYTATTAGKYKVDVTNTNGCVKKSSNVTINVPCREGETHDENKLSIYPNPSTGVFYIRIKNNQAEVPTIRIVDNAGREVTFQYEFSGQNITLDLSELENGIYHFFYNDGYIEEVNKLIKMF, from the coding sequence ATGAAACTTCTACTCACTCTTTTCCTCCTTTTATTTTTAACTACGGCACATGCGCAACAATTTTTTCAGGAGAGGGTTGGTGGAGCAGGTTCAGAATCGGCTCGTGCCATGGTAAAAACATCGGATGGCGGATTTGTCCTGGCAGGATCTACCTACAGCTATGGACAAGACTCGGGCGATGTATACGTCGTAAAAATGCACAATAACGGCACTATACAATGGACGAAAACTATTGGAGGTCCGAGTTATGACGCGGCTTCAGACATCATTCAAACCAACGATGACGGATATATCATCACCGGAAGGACCGGTTACTGGGAATTTGGTATTTATGTCGTAAATTTGAATGGTTCAGGTAATTTACAATGGAGTAACAAAATAAACTCCGGACTCTTTGATCAGGGATACTCGATCATTCAAACGGTCGACGGAGGATATGCCATTGCAGCGAGAGGAAGTGGGGGAGGACTTTCCTACCCGGGATTGCTGATCAAACTTAACAGTTCCGGATCCATTGAATGGAATACGGCCCATTACGGTTTCACAGATGGTGCATATTCCCTCGTGCAGGCAAGTGATCTTTCCTATGTGTTAGCCGGCATGTCATCGGCATCAGGGGGAAATCTACTCATCACAAAAGTAGATAGTACAGGAGCGGTGGCCTGGAGCAGAAGCATCGGAGGACCCGGTGCGGAAATGTCGGGACCGGGATCTAAAATAATCCGTACTAACGATAACGGCTATGCGTATATTGGATGGACCAACTCCTACGGATCAGGCGGAAACGACATGTATGTTATAAAACTAAATTTTTCCGGAATATTGCTTTGGTCGAAGGCGATTGGCACCCCAAACGATGATTATGGAAACTCCATCATCCAATTAGCTGATAAAAGCTATATTGTTACCGGAACAACCTATAAAGCGAACAATACTACCGATGCTTATGTGGCAAAATTAGATAGTAGTGGAAATTTACTTTGGACAGATATTTTGGGAGGAAATGCTTTTGAAGAAGGAAATACAGCAGCGCAACTCAACGATGGCAGTCTTATCATTGCGGGAGGAACCACCTCCTATGGAAATGCCGGTGAAATTTATCTTGTAAAGTTGGATGACAATGGCAACACCTGTGGAAATTACACTTCAGCCGGAAGCAGTACAACCGGTGGAGTATCAAACACTATAAATTACAATACTTTTCCATTAAATTTAACATTGGTCAACGGTCCCGCCGCAGTTTCCTCGGGTGGTGTCATGAACACCATTTGCAGTTGCACCGCGCCGGTATCCGTCATCACCTCCTCCTCACTTTTTATTTGTTCAGGAGATAGTATTTCACTCCTCACCAACGCCACTCCCGGCAATACCTACAAATGGCTTCGAAATGGCAATGTAGTAAGTGGAGCAAATGCTTCTACATATTTTACTTCAATGGGCGGAACTTACGCTTGTGTACAGAGTAATGCCTGCGGCAATGATACTTCCAACTTAGTAACCATCACGGTGAAGCCTTTGCCCTCAGCGTCCATATCGGCTACATCCACCACGACAATATGCACCGGCGACAGTGTTCAGCTAAATGGTGTGGCTGCCGCAAACAGATCCTACCAATGGTTGCGAAATGGATTAAACATTAGCGGAGCCTATTCTGCTACCTATTTCGCAAAACAAAGCGGTAAATATCGACTCATTGTAACCAATACCATTACCGGATGCACTAAATCAGGAAATACTGTCACGGTAAGCGCTATCGCTCTGCCACCGGCGACAGTCACAGCGCTAGGACCTACTACCTTTTGTGCCGGCGGAAATGTTACGCTTCAGGCGAACAGTGGTGCCGGACTGACATACCAATGGCGTAAAAATGGTTTTCCAATTTCAGGAGCTTCAAGTATCAACTATACGGCCACAACGGCAGGTAAATACAAGGTGGATGTTACTAACACGAATGGATGTGTTAAAAAATCTTCGAATGTTACGATCAATGTTCCTTGCAGAGAAGGAGAAACCCATGATGAAAACAAGTTGAGTATTTACCCAAACCCATCAACAGGAGTTTTTTATATTCGTATAAAAAATAATCAAGCTGAGGTTCCAACTATTCGAATAGTTGACAATGCAGGAAGAGAAGTAACTTTTCAATACGAATTTTCCGGGCAAAACATTACGCTAGACCTGTCTGAATTAGAAAATGGAATTTATCATTTTTTTTATAATGATGGCTACATCGAAGAGGTAAATAAATTAATAAAAATGTTTTAA
- a CDS encoding T9SS type A sorting domain-containing protein translates to MKTFLLYFLFILSLPASAQVKKVLLEEFTTNLCGFCPPKSHDIQVYYENNTSNSVFMTHHAGFGVDSMTNVSATTFASYFQPSTFGFAPAIMIDRDVYAGVDTVPYMPVNCFDTIAQRVAGNVPDVGIDISGSYNASSRQLSITTTATFFQTLPAADRRISIYLVEDSVIGSGPGWDQKCYDANFANLYYPGQYNAGTTYISQYPHRYVQRTPLAGGTWGTPAVIASVPVINFPYSTSNPITIPTTYNVNRLKIVAIVANHGANKFDRKVLNTADITISSLSTTALVEPDALSNFSLFPNPAQETTVLQFEKLTPENISLRIFDLTGKLVKTIDEDSALPKGFYSIQLNTSDLQNGIYQVQLRTGKATFHQKLLLAH, encoded by the coding sequence ATGAAAACATTTCTATTGTACTTCCTGTTCATCTTGAGTTTACCCGCTTCTGCACAGGTAAAAAAAGTCCTGTTGGAGGAATTTACCACCAATCTTTGCGGATTTTGTCCACCCAAGTCGCACGATATTCAGGTGTATTATGAAAACAACACCTCTAATTCAGTTTTCATGACGCATCATGCCGGTTTTGGTGTAGATTCTATGACCAATGTCTCCGCTACTACCTTCGCCTCCTACTTTCAACCCAGCACCTTTGGTTTTGCGCCTGCAATCATGATTGACCGCGATGTTTATGCCGGTGTAGATACTGTCCCCTACATGCCGGTGAATTGTTTTGACACCATTGCACAGCGCGTTGCCGGAAATGTACCTGATGTAGGTATCGACATTTCGGGCAGTTACAATGCATCTTCACGACAACTGAGTATCACCACAACAGCAACCTTTTTTCAAACCCTGCCGGCTGCTGACAGAAGGATTTCCATTTATCTTGTTGAAGACAGTGTGATAGGAAGTGGTCCGGGCTGGGATCAGAAATGTTACGATGCCAATTTCGCCAATCTATATTATCCCGGACAGTATAACGCCGGCACAACCTATATCAGCCAATACCCACATCGTTATGTTCAAAGAACTCCTTTGGCAGGAGGTACCTGGGGAACGCCCGCTGTCATTGCATCGGTCCCGGTAATCAACTTTCCCTATTCGACTTCAAACCCCATTACGATTCCAACCACCTACAATGTTAATCGCTTAAAAATTGTGGCTATCGTGGCGAATCATGGTGCAAATAAATTTGACAGAAAAGTATTGAACACTGCTGATATTACCATTTCAAGCCTGAGTACAACGGCGCTGGTTGAACCCGATGCACTTTCAAACTTCTCACTCTTTCCAAATCCTGCTCAGGAAACAACAGTACTGCAATTTGAAAAACTGACACCTGAAAATATCTCCTTACGTATTTTTGACCTGACCGGGAAACTTGTAAAAACAATTGATGAAGATTCGGCTCTACCGAAAGGATTTTACAGCATTCAATTGAACACCTCCGATTTGCAAAACGGTATTTATCAGGTACAACTTAGAACAGGAAAAGCTACTTTCCATCAAAAGTTATTGCTGGCTCATTAA
- a CDS encoding MMPL family transporter: MWEFLARKIIRNRIAFLIVLGVVSSAMIYFASKIQMSYQFANVLPDTDSTYIEYYRFKEMFGEDGSIMVIGFQDKDLFQLNKFNDWHILGSEIKKLYGVKEVLSIGNLYTLIRNDSLTKFQFTPLILQPLQNQDELEALKDRILTLPFYDGLVYNKTTGSTLMAITFTNKDLNTRHRIEIVKQVTEKADAFASKHHIQLHYSGMPYIRTALMQKVSQEMSLFLILAILVMAGILWAFFRSLTSVFFSVIVVLIGVGWSLGCIHIFDYKITMLTGLIAPLIMVIGIPNCVFLINKYHSEFSIHRNKIKALTRTIETVGVTLFLANITTAIGFGVLYFTNSSLLVEFGVIAAINIMITYVITLILIPIIFSFLPVPSSNNLKHLDGKRINKLLIKIDYLVHHHRNAIYICIIFLSILGLVGMSKINIEGFVVDDMPEKDPIHTGLIFFEQHFHGVLPFEIFIDTKSPNGIFANNGNTLYKINRLQKIFLNYPEFSRPLSIVEGVKFSYQSYHDGNPKYYVLPGAADLKILNNYFSTEAGQENKLANFIDTSKQFTRVSLQMADVGSVRIKEILNEIKPRVDSIFHPEQFNVKFTGHSLMFLKGNDYLLKNLFESLIIEILLITIVGFALFRSFRIILLSKLPVLIPLVITAGIMGYLGIRFKPSTILIFSIAFGISSDGTVYFLAKYRHELKKHKRSISEAISITIKETGISMIYTAIILFCGFAIFAASGFGGTVALGILISITLLVSTCTNLILLPAILLSIDKYVSKKEILSTPLIEMEE, translated from the coding sequence ATGTGGGAATTTCTTGCCCGTAAAATAATTCGTAATCGAATCGCCTTTCTGATAGTACTAGGGGTAGTTTCATCAGCAATGATCTACTTTGCGAGTAAGATCCAAATGTCTTATCAATTTGCAAATGTATTGCCCGATACCGACAGCACCTATATTGAATATTACCGGTTCAAGGAAATGTTTGGAGAAGATGGCAGTATCATGGTCATAGGATTTCAGGACAAGGATCTTTTTCAATTAAACAAGTTCAACGACTGGCATATCCTGGGTTCCGAAATCAAAAAGTTATATGGAGTAAAAGAAGTGCTGTCCATTGGGAATTTGTACACTTTAATTCGCAATGACAGTTTGACGAAATTCCAATTTACTCCGCTTATTCTACAGCCCCTTCAAAATCAAGATGAGTTAGAAGCCTTAAAAGACCGCATCCTGACCCTTCCGTTTTATGATGGGTTAGTTTACAATAAAACCACCGGAAGTACTTTAATGGCGATCACTTTTACCAATAAAGATCTGAACACCAGGCATCGCATTGAAATAGTAAAACAGGTCACAGAAAAAGCCGACGCCTTTGCTTCTAAACATCATATACAATTGCATTACTCCGGCATGCCCTATATCCGCACCGCTTTAATGCAAAAGGTCTCGCAGGAAATGTCTTTATTTTTAATTCTTGCCATTCTGGTCATGGCGGGCATCTTATGGGCCTTCTTCCGTTCATTAACTTCTGTTTTTTTCTCTGTAATAGTCGTTTTGATTGGTGTAGGTTGGTCATTGGGATGTATTCATATTTTCGATTATAAGATAACCATGCTCACGGGACTAATAGCTCCGTTGATCATGGTTATCGGCATCCCGAACTGCGTCTTTCTTATAAACAAATACCATAGTGAATTTTCAATCCACAGGAATAAAATAAAAGCTTTGACGCGAACCATAGAGACTGTTGGTGTGACGCTGTTTCTTGCCAACATTACCACGGCTATAGGATTTGGGGTGCTTTATTTCACAAACAGCTCCTTACTCGTTGAATTTGGAGTGATCGCAGCGATTAACATCATGATCACCTATGTCATTACACTAATTTTAATTCCGATCATTTTTAGCTTTCTGCCGGTTCCAAGCTCCAACAACCTTAAACATCTGGATGGCAAACGCATCAACAAATTGCTGATTAAAATTGATTATCTTGTCCATCATCACCGCAATGCCATTTATATCTGCATTATCTTTCTTTCTATACTTGGTCTGGTTGGAATGAGTAAGATCAACATAGAGGGTTTTGTAGTAGATGACATGCCTGAAAAAGACCCTATACATACCGGTCTGATATTTTTTGAACAGCACTTCCATGGGGTTTTACCCTTTGAAATATTTATAGACACCAAATCTCCAAATGGTATTTTTGCCAACAACGGAAACACGCTCTATAAAATAAACCGACTTCAAAAAATATTTCTGAATTATCCTGAATTTTCAAGACCACTCTCCATAGTGGAAGGTGTCAAATTTTCATATCAATCTTATCATGATGGAAATCCTAAGTATTATGTTTTACCCGGAGCAGCCGACTTGAAAATATTAAACAACTATTTTTCAACCGAAGCCGGCCAGGAGAACAAACTGGCCAACTTTATTGACACCTCAAAACAATTCACACGCGTAAGCTTGCAGATGGCTGATGTAGGTTCGGTAAGAATTAAAGAAATTTTAAACGAAATAAAACCGCGTGTAGATTCTATCTTCCATCCGGAACAATTTAACGTAAAATTCACAGGGCATAGTTTGATGTTTTTAAAAGGCAATGATTATTTGCTGAAAAATCTTTTTGAAAGCTTAATTATTGAAATACTACTCATTACCATTGTCGGATTTGCACTCTTTCGTTCCTTCCGGATCATTCTTCTTTCCAAACTACCGGTTTTGATTCCTTTGGTGATAACGGCGGGTATCATGGGATATCTCGGCATTCGTTTTAAGCCTTCTACCATTTTAATTTTCAGTATTGCATTTGGTATTTCCTCTGACGGAACAGTTTATTTCTTGGCCAAATACCGGCACGAGTTGAAAAAGCATAAACGAAGTATTTCGGAAGCCATATCGATCACTATCAAAGAGACCGGCATTAGTATGATTTACACAGCTATCATTCTCTTTTGTGGTTTTGCCATTTTTGCTGCATCAGGTTTTGGCGGGACAGTGGCCCTGGGCATTTTAATTTCGATCACCCTATTGGTATCCACTTGTACAAATTTGATTTTACTTCCGGCTATACTTCTTTCCATTGATAAATATGTCAGTAAAAAAGAAATCCTCTCTACGCCTTTAATAGAAATGGAAGAATGA
- a CDS encoding PKD domain-containing protein, translating to MSITIIIVLVMEEIRTNVVTAGGSFINPSDYDDANNKMYAASTTNQFVRWDDPQTGGTFVTVAAAALNGWVSAVKVSPNTANKVFFGSDNGRVVRVENAHTGAPTITNISTGLPAGAYVSCVEVETGNDNHLLVTFSSYGVNSVWESTNGGTSWTSVEGNLPDMPIRWALFNPNNNDQVLLATELGVWSTDNLNAGATVWGATNSGLANVRVDMLQLRQSDKYVIAATHGRGLYASDLFTAATANFHSDIQLSYINKSIQFISDSYQATTWSWNFGDGTPASALENPTHSYAVAGKYNVTLTINGGASVLTKNLYIHILPNRGTPYVVASDGGTFEINPNDFGAQSISGNVNKWERGVPANALVTVNSPVNVWKTDLDADVTEGDYACALQTPSYNMTAAGTYTLRFRRSMEVIFCNAPIAVQLQYSTDRGASWTRLGVDADANATNWYNRGPSSGCPIDAGIFADQYGWTTTSNNTLCTYNLTTGVPALVGQGEVTFRFVLSVKPGYGASSYLADGFMVDDFEILGPVNSPFGGGVANIITSGTLTPFSACSGTASAQQSFTVSGSGLTTNLIVTPPTGFEVSLTSGSGFASSLSLTPSSGNVSTTTIFVRMASTAVGTPSGNIVCSTTGATQNVFASGTVNALPTPSITGSLTFCTGGSTTLNAGSFSSYLWSTGANTQTIVVNTANTFTVTVTNGNGCTGSASATTSITPITPPTITSSENLVLMSQDFESGALPPGWTATGLWHITNACVTGAPPNPTRWAYYGIDGSCTFNNGGTHSGNLTSNTVAIPAAATSATLSFKYAYNGEGGAYPSGYDNSALLISVNGAAFTPIFNLSTTGSGGNWLNASVNLAPYAGSTIALQWNFNTVDAIGNSFLGLQLDSISIKANNGFTFCSGGSVSLNAAAGYSSYIWSTGANTSGISVATAGNYTVTVTSGSCTSSATAIVTVNPNPTPAITGNIAQLLFYENFESGSLPSGWSVTGLWHVTNACVSGTPPNPNYWAYYGQDGTCNFNTGVTNSGNMYSPPIVVPSNAADVKLRFRYAYAGEAGIPPGGWDWASANISVNGGPYTLLGYLSNTGSNGSWLAAQYNLSSYAGDTIVINWNYNSVDAVANNFLGMQIDSIAVVSNSSVNFCSGSNVVLSAGSGSGNFLWSTGATTATIAVTAPGNYSVTETSINGCSGTAATNSLMYICPLQLNLKAFIEGYYIGGGLMQAVVNPSLYPTLVDTITVELRNSIAPYALEKSIKGTLNTSGNGQFIFPGNLLSRQYYIVVKTRNTIEIWSKLPVLMDIPVEMFDFTAP from the coding sequence ATGTCTATAACGATTATTATCGTTCTAGTGATGGAGGAAATACGGACCAACGTAGTCACCGCCGGTGGTTCATTTATCAATCCTTCCGACTATGATGATGCAAATAATAAAATGTATGCAGCCAGTACAACTAATCAATTTGTCAGATGGGATGATCCACAAACAGGAGGTACATTTGTTACCGTTGCCGCTGCTGCATTGAATGGATGGGTTTCCGCAGTGAAAGTATCTCCAAACACGGCGAACAAAGTTTTCTTTGGAAGTGATAATGGTCGTGTGGTACGGGTAGAAAATGCCCATACCGGTGCACCAACTATTACTAATATCAGTACCGGACTACCTGCAGGCGCTTATGTTTCTTGTGTAGAAGTGGAAACCGGAAACGATAATCACTTATTGGTTACGTTTTCCAGTTATGGTGTGAACAGTGTTTGGGAAAGTACCAATGGTGGTACCAGCTGGACGTCTGTAGAAGGGAATTTGCCGGATATGCCCATTCGTTGGGCACTCTTTAACCCAAACAATAATGATCAGGTACTTTTAGCTACTGAATTGGGTGTATGGAGTACGGATAATCTAAATGCCGGTGCAACAGTATGGGGTGCTACCAATTCCGGTCTGGCTAATGTCAGAGTAGATATGTTGCAATTGCGCCAAAGTGATAAGTATGTTATAGCTGCAACACATGGAAGAGGATTATATGCATCTGATTTATTTACTGCCGCTACAGCTAACTTTCATTCAGATATTCAATTGTCTTACATTAATAAATCCATTCAATTTATCAGTGATAGTTATCAGGCCACTACATGGTCATGGAATTTTGGTGATGGAACTCCTGCATCTGCTCTTGAAAATCCAACGCATAGTTATGCTGTTGCCGGTAAATATAATGTTACACTTACCATCAATGGCGGCGCTTCGGTATTAACAAAAAATTTATACATTCATATTCTTCCTAACAGAGGAACTCCATATGTTGTCGCTTCAGATGGCGGTACATTTGAAATTAATCCGAACGATTTTGGTGCGCAATCCATCAGCGGAAATGTGAACAAATGGGAGAGGGGAGTGCCGGCAAATGCATTGGTCACGGTGAACTCTCCGGTGAATGTTTGGAAAACTGATTTAGATGCGGATGTTACAGAAGGTGATTATGCATGCGCTTTGCAAACTCCATCTTATAACATGACAGCAGCCGGAACCTATACCCTGCGATTCAGAAGAAGCATGGAAGTGATTTTTTGTAATGCACCCATTGCAGTTCAACTTCAATATTCAACAGATAGAGGAGCCTCGTGGACCCGATTAGGAGTAGATGCAGATGCCAATGCTACGAATTGGTATAACAGAGGGCCATCATCAGGTTGTCCGATTGATGCAGGTATTTTTGCTGATCAATACGGATGGACAACAACTTCAAATAATACGTTGTGTACTTATAATTTAACAACCGGTGTTCCTGCACTGGTGGGTCAGGGAGAAGTGACTTTCCGTTTTGTGTTGTCTGTTAAACCCGGATACGGTGCAAGTTCTTATTTAGCAGATGGATTTATGGTGGATGACTTCGAAATTCTTGGACCTGTAAATAGTCCTTTCGGTGGTGGCGTAGCAAATATTATTACTTCTGGCACACTCACTCCATTTTCTGCATGTTCCGGGACAGCTTCTGCGCAACAATCCTTTACGGTTTCCGGATCAGGACTTACTACCAATTTAATAGTAACACCACCCACAGGATTTGAGGTTTCCTTAACTTCAGGCAGTGGATTCGCGAGTTCGTTGTCGCTCACACCGTCATCAGGAAATGTAAGCACTACTACCATTTTTGTGAGAATGGCATCAACTGCAGTGGGAACTCCTTCAGGAAACATAGTTTGTTCAACAACAGGAGCTACTCAAAATGTATTTGCCAGCGGTACGGTGAATGCTTTGCCGACACCATCTATAACTGGTAGTTTAACATTTTGCACCGGCGGTTCTACCACGTTGAATGCAGGTTCGTTTTCAAGTTACCTTTGGTCGACAGGCGCAAATACTCAAACTATTGTGGTGAATACAGCAAATACGTTTACTGTAACTGTCACCAATGGGAATGGATGTACCGGATCTGCAAGTGCAACAACTTCAATCACACCTATTACTCCACCAACAATTACTTCATCCGAAAACTTGGTGTTAATGTCCCAGGATTTTGAATCAGGCGCCTTACCTCCCGGATGGACAGCTACGGGATTATGGCATATAACCAATGCATGTGTTACCGGAGCTCCGCCTAATCCCACCCGTTGGGCCTATTATGGAATTGATGGTTCCTGCACATTTAATAATGGTGGTACTCATTCAGGAAATCTGACTTCAAATACAGTCGCTATTCCTGCTGCTGCAACTTCAGCAACATTAAGTTTTAAATATGCTTATAACGGAGAAGGAGGGGCCTATCCATCGGGATATGATAATTCTGCTTTGCTGATCAGTGTGAATGGAGCTGCCTTTACACCCATTTTTAATTTGAGTACCACAGGATCCGGCGGTAATTGGCTGAATGCATCTGTAAATCTGGCACCTTATGCCGGAAGTACAATTGCATTGCAATGGAATTTTAATACGGTCGATGCTATTGGTAATAGTTTTCTGGGATTGCAATTAGACAGTATTTCCATTAAAGCAAACAATGGTTTCACATTTTGTAGTGGGGGATCCGTCAGTCTTAATGCTGCTGCAGGGTACAGTAGTTATATCTGGTCAACAGGTGCTAACACATCCGGAATTTCAGTAGCAACTGCAGGAAATTATACTGTCACTGTTACTTCAGGCTCCTGCACTTCAAGTGCGACAGCAATAGTTACCGTTAACCCCAATCCGACTCCGGCGATCACTGGGAACATTGCACAGTTGTTATTTTATGAGAATTTTGAATCGGGTAGTTTGCCTTCCGGATGGTCTGTAACCGGCCTCTGGCACGTAACCAATGCCTGCGTCTCCGGTACTCCGCCAAATCCGAATTATTGGGCGTATTATGGACAAGATGGAACTTGCAACTTTAATACAGGTGTAACGAATTCAGGAAATATGTATTCTCCTCCTATTGTTGTTCCTTCCAATGCTGCCGATGTTAAACTGCGATTCAGATATGCTTATGCCGGTGAAGCAGGTATCCCTCCCGGTGGATGGGATTGGGCAAGCGCTAATATTAGTGTGAATGGCGGACCGTATACATTATTAGGCTATTTAAGTAATACAGGGTCAAATGGAAGCTGGCTTGCAGCGCAATATAACCTGAGTAGTTATGCCGGAGATACTATAGTGATAAATTGGAATTATAATTCGGTAGATGCCGTTGCAAACAATTTCCTCGGCATGCAAATCGATAGTATTGCTGTGGTTTCCAATTCAAGTGTTAATTTTTGTAGTGGAAGTAATGTGGTCTTGAGCGCGGGATCCGGTTCGGGAAATTTCCTGTGGTCAACAGGTGCAACAACGGCTACAATTGCTGTAACTGCTCCGGGGAATTATTCAGTGACCGAAACCAGCATCAATGGATGTTCCGGAACTGCTGCCACGAATTCGCTGATGTACATTTGTCCGCTTCAACTTAATTTAAAAGCGTTTATTGAAGGATATTATATAGGAGGAGGTTTGATGCAGGCTGTTGTAAATCCTTCCCTTTATCCCACTTTAGTAGATACAATTACCGTTGAACTGAGAAACAGTATCGCACCATATGCACTGGAGAAAAGCATTAAAGGAACGTTGAATACTTCCGGAAACGGACAGTTTATCTTCCCCGGGAATTTACTTTCACGACAATATTACATCGTGGTGAAAACCCGTAATACAATTGAAATCTGGAGTAAGCTTCCTGTGTTGATGGATATTCCCGTCGAAATGTTTGACTTTACCGCACCATAG
- the kbl gene encoding glycine C-acetyltransferase, translating to MYTTLQPVLAKELQEIKDAGLYKQERIITTAQGADINANGLEVINFCANNYLGLSSHPKVIEAAKHAIDTHGFGMSSVRFICGTQDIHKELESKISSFLGTEDTILYAAAFDANGGVFEPLLNEQDAIISDELNHASIIDGIRLCKAQRHRYKHNNMEDLEEQLKATQHLRHRMIVSDGVFSMDGTIAQLDKICDLADKYKALVMIDECHASGFMGKTGRGTHEHTGVMGRVDIITGTLGKALGGAMGGFTSGRKEIVEMLRQRSRPYLFSNSLAPAIVGASIAVIDMLTQTTALRDKLWENTQYFREQITLAGFDIKPGTHPIVPIMLYEAKLAQDFAARLLQEGIYVIGFFYPVVAKGNARIRVQLSAAHDRHHIDKAITAFTKVGKELGVLKTVSA from the coding sequence ATGTACACTACCCTTCAACCCGTACTCGCTAAAGAACTTCAGGAAATTAAGGATGCAGGACTTTATAAGCAGGAAAGAATAATCACTACTGCCCAGGGAGCCGACATTAATGCCAATGGATTAGAAGTCATCAATTTTTGCGCGAATAACTATCTCGGACTTTCTTCTCATCCTAAAGTGATAGAAGCCGCCAAACACGCCATCGATACGCATGGATTCGGCATGAGCAGTGTGCGTTTCATTTGCGGTACGCAGGATATTCACAAAGAATTGGAATCGAAGATCTCTTCCTTTCTTGGAACAGAAGATACCATCCTCTATGCCGCGGCCTTCGATGCCAATGGAGGGGTATTTGAGCCGTTGCTGAATGAGCAGGATGCGATTATTTCCGATGAGTTGAACCATGCTTCTATCATTGATGGTATCCGTCTCTGCAAAGCACAGCGTCATCGCTATAAGCATAACAATATGGAAGATCTGGAGGAGCAGCTTAAAGCAACCCAGCACCTTCGTCACCGAATGATTGTTTCGGATGGTGTTTTTTCCATGGATGGAACGATTGCGCAACTGGATAAAATTTGTGATCTGGCCGATAAATACAAAGCACTGGTCATGATCGACGAATGTCATGCTTCCGGTTTCATGGGCAAAACAGGCCGCGGAACGCATGAGCATACCGGTGTGATGGGACGTGTGGATATCATCACCGGAACCCTCGGTAAGGCACTGGGTGGGGCAATGGGTGGATTTACCTCCGGCAGAAAGGAAATTGTGGAGATGCTTCGTCAACGCTCCCGGCCGTATTTGTTCTCCAATTCTCTGGCTCCGGCTATCGTTGGAGCTTCTATTGCCGTCATTGATATGCTGACTCAAACCACGGCTTTGCGCGATAAACTCTGGGAAAATACCCAATATTTCCGCGAGCAAATCACCCTTGCCGGTTTCGATATTAAGCCCGGAACACACCCCATTGTACCCATCATGCTGTACGAAGCGAAGCTAGCTCAGGATTTCGCAGCCCGGTTATTACAGGAAGGAATTTATGTCATAGGGTTCTTCTATCCCGTTGTGGCTAAAGGGAATGCACGCATACGGGTCCAGCTGAGCGCCGCCCACGACCGCCATCATATCGATAAAGCCATCACCGCTTTTACCAAAGTAGGAAAAGAATTAGGTGTTTTGAAGACTGTTTCAGCATAA